GAATGGAAACCTGGAAGCCGGATGCGATTCTGTATGTCGTCGACTTCCGCCAGGGGGATCACTTTGACAAGTTGTTCGCCGCGACTCGGCTGTGGGGCTACACCGATATCGAACTGAAGCATGTTAGCTTCGGCACGGTGATGGGGGACGATGGCAAGCCGTTTAAGACCCGTTCAGGCGATACGGTCGGTCTGGATGGGCTGCTGGATGAAGCGGTTTCTCGGGCCTACAAGATTGTGCAAGATGCTAGTGCTGCCGGAGGTGATACGTTAGAAGACGCTCAGCAGAAGTCGGTGGCGGAAACGGTCGGAATCGCTGCGTTGAAGTATGGTGACTTGTCGCAAAATCGCGAGTCGGACTACAAGTTCAGCTACGATAAGATGCTGGCACTCAACGGAAACACCTCGACCTACATGCAGTATGCTTACGCTCGGGTGCAAAGTATTTTCCGTAGAGGTGAGATCGATATCGCGGCCCTGCGTGATAGTGGCGCGAAGATCACTCTCGAGCATCCTGCCGAACGGCAGTTGGCTTTGGCGATCTTGCGATTCTCGGAAGCGTTGGACGACGTGTTAGTCGATTATCGGCCGAATTACCTGACGAACTACTTGTTCGATCAGCTGGCGAAGTCTTACAGCGGATTTTTCGAGAATTGCCCCGTGCTGAAGGCGGAGTCTGACGAACTGAAGAATAGTCGCCTCTTGCTTTGCGACTTGACGGCTCGGGTGATACAACAAGGCCTGGGTTTGCTGGGTATTCAGACGGTCGAAAAGATGTAACCACCGGGGAACGATATGCCAAGGAAGGTCGAAAGCAAAGCTACACCAGGCTTTGAGCTGAACACCGTCTACCACGGCCACGCACGCGACGTGTTAGCGACGTTCCCCAACGAGGTCGTCGATTGCGTGGTGACCAGTCCTCCTTACTTCCAGCAGCGCAACTACGACGGCGACGATCAGATCGGCCAAGAGAAAACGCCAGACGAGTATGTCACCAGTCTCGTTGAAGTCTTCCGCGAGGTTCGTCGCACCTTGAAAGAGACCGGCGCCCTGTGGCTGGTGTTGGGAGATAAGTACGTTGACGGCGACCTGCTAGGCTTGCCGTGGCAAGTTGCTCTCGCGCTGCGGACCGACGGCTGGAAGCTCCGAAGTGATGTGATTTGGCATAAGCCCAACGCCATGCCCAGCAGCGTGAAGACCCGGCCGACAACCGATCACGAGTACATCTTTCTGCTGGTGAAGAACAACCAGTACTTCTACGACGCTGATGCCATTCGCGAGCCGCACGTTACCTTCAGCGAAAACAGCAAAATGAAAGGTGGCCGTAATCATTTCCACCGCCGGGGCAGTACGCCGGAGGCGGGTAAGAACGGTGGCAACAGCAACCTGCACGATGCCCGCTGGGATCAGGCCTTTCATCCCAAGGGACGCAACAAGCGGACGGTCTGGTCGATTCCCCTCTCGAAGTTCCGCGATGCTCACTTCGCGGTATTTCCAGAGAGCTTAGTCGAGACTTGCATCAATGCGACTTGCCCGGAAGAGGGGGTGGTCCTCGATCCGTTCCTTGGAAGCGGCACGACCGCGTTGCTCGCCAAGCGATTGGGCCGCAAATACTTGGGGATTGATCAATCGGCCAAGTACACCGAAATGGCGCGCAGCCGTTTAGCGGAAGCTAGGGCCGATCAGTTGAGCTTGCCAGGACTTGAAGGCTAGTCTGTGTGCAGCGGAAATCTCAGCCGAAACTCGCGGAAGGCTATTTGCCAGGAACCTTCAGTCGTGCAGGGTCAAGCACCACATGCTTGATCGTCTCGCGACGGTACGTGTACGTGATGTGTACTTTGCCGTCCGAGGTTTGAATGACCGCCGGGTACGAATATTCGCCTGGTTGGCGTTCAAGTGTAAGCACGGGGTGCCAAGTGTGGCCATCCTTCGAGATCGCAACGTTCAACATGTTTCGGCCAGCAGGGAACTCGGACTGCTTGATCGTGTGGTTATAGACGAGAAGCTGCGTACCGTCTTTCAGCGTAACAGCATCCGTACCGGAGTTCGGGTTTGGCAGATCGGTCGCGCTCAGCGCACTCCAGGTCTTGCCACCATCTTCCGACCAGGCCGAGGCCACGACGTTCTCGCGAGTGCGGCAGACGATCTGCATTTTGCCGTCACCATAAGTTAAAATGCTGGGCTGGATGGCGTTGAACAGCTTAGCGTCATTGATTGGGCCAATCACCTCCCAGGTTTGTCCGAAGTCTTTGGTTGCCTCGAAGTGTACCCGCCACCCTTTATGTTCCGTACTGGAGGGGCAGACGATTGTTCCATCTTCGAGTTGGATCGGTTTGTTCTTCACCGGGCCAATCAAGTGACCGATCGCTTCGTCTTCGCCTAAGCGTTTTGGTTCGCTCCAAGTTATCCCGCCATCTGTTGAGGTGATTAGCATGCCCCACCAGCGACTCGGACTAGGGCCAACCTTGTAGAACAGCATCAGCGGGCCTTCCTTCGGCTGGAAGAGCACCGGATTCCAAGTGGGATAACGAACGTCTTTCGATTCCTCGCCGTGAGCAACTTCAATCGGCGTTGACCAGCCATTGCCTGTGTTTCGCGAGATCCAAATGCCAACGTCCGGATTGTTTTCGTGGGTGCCCCCAAACCAAGCCGCCACGAGACCTTCTGGAGTCTCGACAATTGTCGAAGCGTGACTGTTCTTAGTCGGACGGTTATCGGCTGAGAAAATATCTTCCGCACTCACAAACGCAGGCGTATCGTTACCAACGACCTTGGGCAGGCGAACGTTCGGTGAATCAGCTGCCAAGCATGCCCCGGTATACCCCAGCACGCTAGCAACGAGGCCGATCAGGCCAACGGTTCTTCTCTTCAGTTTCATAGCGATCGTGGTGAGTTGTCAGGTGCAACCCGGCTCGAACAGGGAAGGTGGGAAGTCGATTGAGCAAGTCGTGAGTAACTCAATGTTCCGACATTCGGCGATCCGTGTCAAAGTGAATCGTTCAGGTAAAATCTATGCGATCCATTTCTCTCTTAAAAATTTACATTCTGAAAGCTATCGCGCACGAAAAAACCCTCGGACACGTGGTATGTATCCGAGGGTTTCGATGTTTTCTCAATGGCCGAAGCCGGGGCGATTAGAGGGCGCCCAACTTCTTGACCAGGTCAGCCGTTCGAGCCGAGTAACCAGCTTCGTTATCGTACCACGAAACGACCTTGACCAGCTTGCCGCTGATGACCGCGGTGAACGGAGCAGCGAAGATCGAGCTGTGTGGGTCGCCGATGATGTCGGACGAGACGATTGGGTCTTCGGTGTAAGCCAAGATGCCCTTCATTGGACCTTCCGCGGCTGCCTTGACGGCGGCGTTGATCTCTTCGACGGTCGCTTCCTTTGCCAGGTTGGCGGTCAGGTCGACGACGCTACCGGTTGGAACTGGAACACGCATGGCGATACCAGTCAACTTGCCCTTCAATTCCGGAATGGCCAAAGCAACGGCTTTAGCAGCACCGGTCGAGGTTGGGATGATGTTCTGAGCGGCAGCACGAGCACGGTAAGGGTCTTTGTGCGGCAGATCCAGAACGTTCTGGTCGTTGGTGTAAGCGTGAATAGTGGTCATCAAGCCGTTTTCGATACCGAACGTGTCGTTCAGCACCTTGGCGACGGGAGCCAAGCAGTTGGTCGTGCAGCTGGCGTTCGAGACAGTGGTCATCGCGGCGGTCAGCTGATCGTCGTTCACACCCAAAACACAGGTCAGATCGGGGGCGTCCTTGGCTGGGGCCGACAGGACGACCTTGCGGGCACCAGCGTCGAGATGCGAGTCATAACCTGGCTTCGAGTCGGTCTTCTTGCCAGTGAAAACGCCGGTGCTTTCGATCACCACGTCCACACCCAGGTCACC
The genomic region above belongs to Blastopirellula marina and contains:
- a CDS encoding DNA-methyltransferase — protein: MPRKVESKATPGFELNTVYHGHARDVLATFPNEVVDCVVTSPPYFQQRNYDGDDQIGQEKTPDEYVTSLVEVFREVRRTLKETGALWLVLGDKYVDGDLLGLPWQVALALRTDGWKLRSDVIWHKPNAMPSSVKTRPTTDHEYIFLLVKNNQYFYDADAIREPHVTFSENSKMKGGRNHFHRRGSTPEAGKNGGNSNLHDARWDQAFHPKGRNKRTVWSIPLSKFRDAHFAVFPESLVETCINATCPEEGVVLDPFLGSGTTALLAKRLGRKYLGIDQSAKYTEMARSRLAEARADQLSLPGLEG
- a CDS encoding sialidase family protein, with protein sequence MKLKRRTVGLIGLVASVLGYTGACLAADSPNVRLPKVVGNDTPAFVSAEDIFSADNRPTKNSHASTIVETPEGLVAAWFGGTHENNPDVGIWISRNTGNGWSTPIEVAHGEESKDVRYPTWNPVLFQPKEGPLMLFYKVGPSPSRWWGMLITSTDGGITWSEPKRLGEDEAIGHLIGPVKNKPIQLEDGTIVCPSSTEHKGWRVHFEATKDFGQTWEVIGPINDAKLFNAIQPSILTYGDGKMQIVCRTRENVVASAWSEDGGKTWSALSATDLPNPNSGTDAVTLKDGTQLLVYNHTIKQSEFPAGRNMLNVAISKDGHTWHPVLTLERQPGEYSYPAVIQTSDGKVHITYTYRRETIKHVVLDPARLKVPGK
- the gap gene encoding type I glyceraldehyde-3-phosphate dehydrogenase → MAVKVAINGFGRIGRLTFRNMISRPEEFEVVAINDLTDNEMLATLLKYDSTHRRFPGTVEFDSEGLTVNGKKIKVLEERNPANLPWGDLGVDVVIESTGVFTGKKTDSKPGYDSHLDAGARKVVLSAPAKDAPDLTCVLGVNDDQLTAAMTTVSNASCTTNCLAPVAKVLNDTFGIENGLMTTIHAYTNDQNVLDLPHKDPYRARAAAQNIIPTSTGAAKAVALAIPELKGKLTGIAMRVPVPTGSVVDLTANLAKEATVEEINAAVKAAAEGPMKGILAYTEDPIVSSDIIGDPHSSIFAAPFTAVISGKLVKVVSWYDNEAGYSARTADLVKKLGAL